From one Bacteroides eggerthii genomic stretch:
- a CDS encoding PKD-like domain-containing protein, whose protein sequence is MHRFHYFIISACMLFTSCNKDEVITEEVGGQPIIELDSETGIYTVKVDHELTIAPTYQNVEDALFAWTIDGTLVSSGPSLQRTWNECGDFYVKLRVDNAEGYAEEELKVEVKELTPPVISLALPSQGLKVVRNTDYTFTPDIQHSDVEGFKIEWVREGKIVSTENTYTFNEKELGVYTVTINASNIDGTTTKDVSVEVVETMPYVVKFPTPSYLQTSTDRYTFADRPVFLRPLLEYFDNPRFEWSVDGQVMEGEVERMFKFTPSAPGEYTVSCTVSEDTPTEKISRNIDKGKTAVTATVKVVCVDKKEQDGFRASGSSKLWNKVYEYTPAPGQFINETSTIGGMTGNETSPEAAVAWATQRLKDKLHVSLGSFGGYIIVGFDHSIPNSGNQYDFCVQGNAFDGSSEPGIVWVMQDINGNGLPDDEWYELKGSEAGKEETIQNFEVTYYRPEGKKMDVQWISSDGRNGWVDYLSAYHTQDYYYPAWISENSYTLTGTCLAARNTQDSQTGYWDNQSYDWGYVDNFGNDQIEGGSTVDGSGQRNGFKISNAIHADGTEANLQYIDFIKIQCGVLAKSGWLGEVSTEVFSFEDLTK, encoded by the coding sequence ATGCATCGTTTTCACTATTTTATTATTTCTGCCTGTATGCTGTTCACCTCCTGCAACAAGGATGAAGTCATTACCGAAGAAGTAGGAGGACAACCTATAATAGAACTTGACAGCGAGACCGGTATTTACACGGTCAAGGTCGATCACGAATTGACTATCGCCCCGACATACCAGAATGTTGAAGATGCTCTTTTTGCTTGGACGATAGACGGTACGCTGGTTTCTTCGGGTCCGTCTCTTCAACGTACATGGAATGAATGCGGGGATTTTTATGTCAAACTAAGAGTAGACAATGCGGAAGGCTATGCCGAAGAGGAACTGAAAGTAGAAGTGAAAGAACTCACCCCTCCGGTCATCTCACTGGCACTACCTTCGCAGGGGCTAAAAGTCGTCCGGAATACCGATTACACATTTACTCCCGATATTCAGCATTCGGATGTCGAAGGGTTCAAAATCGAATGGGTACGGGAAGGAAAAATCGTTTCCACCGAGAATACTTATACTTTCAATGAAAAAGAACTCGGTGTTTATACGGTGACAATCAACGCTTCCAATATAGATGGGACAACAACGAAAGACGTAAGCGTAGAGGTCGTGGAAACGATGCCCTACGTTGTCAAATTCCCGACCCCGTCTTACCTGCAAACATCCACGGACAGGTACACTTTTGCCGACCGTCCTGTTTTCCTGCGTCCGTTGTTGGAGTATTTCGACAATCCCCGTTTTGAGTGGAGTGTGGACGGTCAGGTCATGGAAGGAGAAGTGGAACGCATGTTCAAGTTCACGCCGTCCGCACCCGGAGAATACACCGTCTCCTGTACTGTGTCGGAAGACACACCGACGGAAAAAATAAGCAGGAATATCGACAAAGGGAAAACGGCTGTCACTGCCACCGTAAAAGTCGTTTGTGTGGACAAAAAGGAACAAGACGGCTTCCGGGCTTCGGGAAGTTCCAAGCTCTGGAATAAAGTCTATGAATATACCCCAGCTCCCGGCCAATTTATCAACGAGACGAGCACGATAGGCGGTATGACCGGCAACGAAACATCCCCTGAAGCGGCTGTCGCATGGGCAACACAGCGTTTGAAAGACAAACTGCACGTCTCTTTAGGTTCTTTCGGGGGTTATATCATCGTCGGCTTCGACCACAGTATTCCCAATTCGGGTAACCAATATGATTTCTGTGTTCAGGGGAACGCCTTTGACGGCAGTTCCGAACCGGGTATCGTATGGGTCATGCAAGATATAAACGGAAACGGATTGCCGGATGACGAGTGGTACGAACTGAAAGGATCTGAAGCAGGCAAGGAAGAAACAATACAGAATTTTGAAGTGACCTATTACCGTCCGGAAGGCAAAAAAATGGATGTCCAATGGATCAGTTCCGACGGTAGAAACGGCTGGGTAGACTATCTGTCCGCTTATCATACACAAGACTATTATTATCCGGCTTGGATTTCGGAAAACAGTTATACCCTGACAGGCACTTGTCTGGCCGCCCGCAACACCCAAGATTCTCAAACCGGTTATTGGGATAATCAGAGTTATGACTGGGGGTACGTGGATAATTTCGGAAACGACCAGATAGAAGGCGGCAGTACGGTGGATGGAAGCGGACAAAGGAACGGTTTCAAAATTTCCAATGCCATCCATGCCGATGGAACGGAAGCCAATCTGCAATATATTGACTTTATCAAAATACAATGCGGTGTTCTGGCCAAAAGCGGCTGGCTGGGCGAAGTTTCTACGGAGGTATTTTCTTTTGAGGATCTAACCAAATAA